The following DNA comes from Acidobacteriota bacterium.
CGGGTTTCTGCTTCAAGTCGGTACGCCCTGTCCCAGGTTCGGACATGGTGATCTGCATCACGCTTGACTGAAGGTTGGCATTGCCCTTGCACTTATGCGGCGCCGGAGGCGGACATGCAGGAATCGAAGACAAAAAAAGAAGTTGCCAAGGATCGCCGGGATCGGAGGAGAAGCCTGCGATTCAAAGTGACCAACGAGGTCACCGGCCGCGTCAAGCCGACAATGGCCGTGCGGATCCTCGATGTCTCGCAGCACGGCATGTTGATCGATTCACCGTGCGGTCTGCCGCCTGCGGGAATCTGTGAGCTGACAATTGATGCGCCGAACGGTCCGGTTGTCATTCGCGGCAAGGTTGCACGCTGCCGGGCACAGATGATGCGGGATGACGACGGCAAGATGGCTATGCGGTACCAGGCGGGTCTCGAGTTTGCCGAGGAGATTGCCGAGGGCCTTGAGATCCAGGACCTGATTTCACAGATCTGCACGCTCGAGGCCCCCGGTGGAGAGGGTTCTGTCGCTCTGCCGGGAGACGAAATAGATCAAGCTATGTGACGAAGGGTCCGCCAGAATCCGCCCTCCGGGTGGACTCAACGTCAGAAGCCGCGAGGCCGTTGTGGTCTCGCGGCGTTTTTTGTGTCGACGGGACCGCGGTATGATCGACGGCGTGCAAGCATTCGAGTTCGAGGGTGGATCGGTCGACGCCTTTATCGCGAGAGTCAGGAACAAGCTCTCCGAGAAGGGGTACGAGGATTTCGTCAGAATGCGCCACGAGGGGGCCGAGCTGGTGATCGTGTTCCAGTGGATGGGGTCGAGCGAGCTTCGCTACCGCATCTCCGAGAACGACACCGGTTTTCGTGCGGATCTGGCGGGTGAGCGGATGTCGCCGCTGCACGGCGCGTTCAGGCAGGCGTTCGAGGAACGCCTCGACAAGGTTCTGGGTTCCGTCGGCGCGAGAGTCGTTTGAATTCTCAATTCTCAAATCTCAATTTTTAATTTCCG
Coding sequences within:
- a CDS encoding PilZ domain-containing protein, producing MQESKTKKEVAKDRRDRRRSLRFKVTNEVTGRVKPTMAVRILDVSQHGMLIDSPCGLPPAGICELTIDAPNGPVVIRGKVARCRAQMMRDDDGKMAMRYQAGLEFAEEIAEGLEIQDLISQICTLEAPGGEGSVALPGDEIDQAM